The Aedes albopictus strain Foshan chromosome 2, AalbF5, whole genome shotgun sequence region ATCCAGCGAAGGCCGAAGCTGGAACTCACCATTACGTCCGCCACATTGGACACTGTCAAGTTTTTACAACATTTCTTTGAAGGAAGCTCCCATTTTCACCATTCCAGGTCGGAAAGTCTCGGAAATTTTGTGCCCGAAGGAATCAGACGAACTATTTGGAGGATGCGTCTCCCAATACAGTAAGTATTATAATATTCTTTCTCGTTTAACAGTCCGTTAGAGTTAGACAAAATCTAACCTTGTTTTAGTAGTTTTCTAAACTGCTTTTTCTCTCTTTCGGTTGTTTCAGGACATGCAAATCCATCTTTGCGAACCTCCTGGCGGCATCCTGCTTTTTCTCACCGGTCAGATGGAGATTGACACTGCCTGTGAAATAATTCTGTACATACGAATGGAAGCCCCTCGGGCCGGATGTTCCGGAACTGATTATCCTGCCGTTGGAAATGCAAACCCGTGTTTTTGATCCGGCACCACCTGGCAGTCGAAAAGTGGTGTATGCGACCAACATTGTCGAAACTTCCCTCACCATGGACGGTATTTACTACGTGGTAGATCCGGGATTCGATTAGCAGAAGGTGTCATATTCCAAGACCGGAATGGACGTCCTCGTCCTTACGTCGATTTCCCAGCCATTGCCAAACAGAGACCGAACTGAAAGAAGTTGTAAACGAGGTAAAGCCTACCGCTTGTACACGTAACGCGTGCCTCTAATACCGGGAATCTAAGAAAAGATGTAGATAGATCAACATGAGGAAGCAAAATGTGAGCCCACGGGAGTTGATCATCCGGAAGGAAGGAGACGCGAACCGCAAAGTGCTGCAACATCGGAAAACTCTCAGCGATCTTGTTTCCGTAAACGTGGATCCGGCACATGTTGCAGCCCACCAAAAAATATCCGGCTCTCTGAAGAATTTCAACATTGCAGTGGACTTATGAACCTGTTCAGGATTCAGCACCCGATCCAGCCTTTTTTGATGTACCGTCGACAACCGACGAAGGGGAAACAACCTGCTCAGCTGAAAACAGTCCGAAAGAATAATAAGACAGTTGGttcctttttttcattttattttatatttttatactaTTCGTTGAATAAACGTTATTatagttattgtttttttttattacatattaatgttctttcagattgcataaaataaaattaaaagaaTTTACCCAAATATGCGTCAAATTCACCCAAAATGGAATAACTtcaatatgggtaaatattacctaTATTCATGATATATCTATCTTACTCAAATATGAGTAAAGGGCCCTTACCCATAAAATGAGGTTGTGTACTTTTCAGCGATTATGAGTAAaggttacccatatttgggtaaactgacctAAGCGTgtagatatatatagatatgtGAAAGACATTGACAGTTGTTTGGAAGGCCAATGCACGctgagacaacttgcagatgatgctgtggtttctttaaaagcccacatgcagaaatgttgcaaagaccattgcaaaattctctaaataatctgtccagttggggatcgagtttgctccgcaaaaaactcaattggatgtttttttttctagaaagcgAAATCCAGCCCAATTGAAACTTAAGCTTTTGGGaacagaaatcgaccagtctttaacttcgaaatatctggtttgattcaaaaggcacttgagTTACCCAAactaagtacagtagacgttcgctcggtgcaaacgcattttaactgcaagtccgctaactgcaacaattttgcagttatcgcaccgctatccgtcaaaatgaaatgtcaacagcgatgcgatgtttttcgcgtgcacgtttgttgcaatgcgatgtttttcgtatgctactaccagggggatgacgaagatccagaatcatctacccagtaTTCAATTCagcatggcgtccaatgttttgttttgattgcttttcatggaaaaaatgcgctagaaacatcgacactgctttactgctacatataatatcgtccaaagtgataaggaaagagaaacaatcatcaaaaacaacgatttcgtttgaaatgtgtaatttctgaaatacgcactagcaacacacgagccacacacacgaaaatcaggagcaagttagggtaaaccgaccagaaagtgggtaccaaaacgcgccgtaccaaaaattatgttgggtggagcggcgatgtaccgagtttgacagccgtgtcaccccactggctactactgaatatttgaatcaaccgttaaaaagatgatcgatgggaagcgatgagagtgtgacgtctgtttctctgtggatcAATtgtctacgcacaattaccggaacatggtggggtacttacccggaagacctcattaaactttacaaaacgactattcgactgttctcgagtatggctctttctgtttcctctcagcagcaaactgccacctaataaagttggaacgaattcaataccgttgtttgcgtattgccctcggctgtatgcacttaacgcataatgcgagcctagaggtcctggcaggggtgaaacctctcgctaaggttactaatcaagtgtggagtgagcaacacacttataattgaaaacttcgaagaaatgtttattctgaacactcagtcaaaatttatgagaatttatctgttctacatgtcgtctgacataagcctaccaagttataaccctcctcgtgtacacttcactaatgacagttgctCCACGTtgctctgttaaatacgatctgtccatgagacaagctattcatggaataccagatcaacttcgatgtatatctattcctcacatttttaacgaaaagtaccaatatgtaaactcctgtaagagattcttcactgatgggtctcgcataaatgtatccactggtttcggtgtcttcaatgaaaatttcaccgccttccgcaaccttgttcggtttatgttgctgagctggcagcgatcaacttcgctttggggatgatttccaacatgcccgtagaccatttcttcatgtcttctcggatagccttagttcgattgaggcactccggtcgataaaacctgtaaaacatccttattactttcttacaaaaataagggggcagatgggtgcactggtcgaaaaatcatacaagattacctttgtatgggttccctcacattgctcaatttatggcaatgagaaggcgcaCTCTCTCGCAAAGGAAGGTGAGatatatgatagaagaatttcacatgattaatttttccattttgttcgccagagttctcttcaatgttggcaaaatgattggcgagatggccagctggaacggtggttacattccattattcctaatgtttcattgcaagtgtggtggtatggtttggatgtaagtcgcaatttcattcgcttGATGTCAAGACttttatgtccaaccattactcgctagatgtgcatttacacaggattaatctcgcgttgagcaatgcttgtactaagtgcggttcctgTTATGATGACattgaccacgtagtttggcaatgcccggataatgacgcctccagagcactacttttggatacccttgaggcccgaggtagacaaccctttgttcttttgagagatgtgttggggatccgcgatgtcacatacatgggatgtattttcgactttcttcgctctgctggtaagtcccacaacaagttggtaccaacaccacaaggcaccgaatacgctaccaatatgcgattcacccccggatgggctgcagtgaaacctttggcccaatccttaccccgtccatccctcaaaatgtgaccttctaacctcgagctgccacgagtaccctggcttccacccattactaacagcatgaaaaagttattactctatTATAAGTACGGATCCGCAAAGCGTTATTCGCgtttgagccccaaataaatgaactagataataaAAAATACTGTTCTGAAAGTGAAAGAGGCGCGACTATATTCATATCACGTATCGCAACAAAAGACAATCGTTTCGAAGACCATTGATGGACCATATTGTCGTCGCTTACATTCTCTATTAAACAAAAGACTATTAGTTGTTCCATTCATGCTGAACATTTAATACCGATTCCGTGTAATAAAATTTCTACGCAATTTATAAGATCTACTGTTTTACTCGGCATTCCACGCGGTCCAGGCACTCTCCATCAACAGGTTACAGGTTTTTCCTAGCAGTGGATCTCCGTCCATAGTGTACTGCAGTGCCGCACAAAGCCGCCGGAGAATCTCCTCGTTGAATGGACTGCAGAGTTTCATAACGTTGGCAAGCGTCCGGCTGGGTATCGGTTGGGCCACATGGTACAGGTATCCCAGCACAAATTGGAGTGTCTTTTGGTTTTCAACCGGACAGTAATCATCATGGTCGTCCTCGTCCAAGTCCATCGCTTCATGGGGCCGTTGGTCTTGCTCAAAGTAGTCGTTCAAGTTGTACGAGAGAACCGTGAAAATCTTCAACATGGCCTGGTACATTCCGGCGTGGAACTGACGCACGTTGTCATCGCTGCAGAGTTCGTTGATGCGAACGATGATTCGGGCATGTGCATTGTACAGCGGTATCAGACAAGCTTCTGCGCTAATCGGCACTAGCACCCGGTAGAAGCATTCCAAGACGTTCTCGATTTGATCCTCGTACACGTCTTCGGCATTGATGATGAAGTTTTCGTGGATATCCAAGAATTTGttaattatttttagatcttcttTGACCAATAAGTTATGATCGACGAACGTTGTTTCGGGATACAACTGTTTGAATCCTTCCATCAATCCCTCGATCAAGCAAGTTTTCCCAAACAACTCGTAGAACTCATCTAACTCGAAGTAATCCACTTCCGTCTCCGTAAAGCGCTCGGCCATCGCATGCACCGCCTCCATTGTACTTTCCAGCAAATCCCTGCTGGTCGAAATGCGCAATATATAAGCTAGCCTTTCCGCAATGCCATGAATCTCACAGATCATTTGGAACCAGAAGTACTCATCATTTGATTGCTCCAAAATCGTCGTAATAATTTTCATCATCTGCTCCAAAACCAACGGGTCGTTTGAATTCAAGAATCCGCACAACCTCAACAGCAGCGTCTCGTTATCATACAGAAACCGATGAGTCTCCTCTACGCAGCACATATTCTGCACCATCCCCAGCAGAATTACCACCAGCTGATTATCCGCCGAGGTCTCGGTTATTCTCAGAATCAGCTCTACCACTTCGTGGCGgagcaataacagcacaacattCTTATCTATAGCCATATTACGCAAGTCAGTTAAATCCCTCCTAAAATCTTCATCGTCCGCCAAATTCCCTTGAAACAGCGGAAGCCTCATAAGCGTCGTCAGCACGAATCGCTGGTGGTACATCGTTTCGCAGCTCTGATCGTCGTCACCGGCTGCAATAGAGGAATCCCTTTCGCGATCGGTGCTCTCAGCTGTTGTCGTTTCCTCGGTGGATTCCTACTGGTTTAGCGCAAATGGTGCCTTGCAATCTGAAATTTTCCAGTACGTGTATAATGCACAAATTTTTACGGAGAAAGCACGGAATACtttgaattttgaaaaagacTGCCACAGAAACACTGATAATACGCCTGTGATCGGGTGCGTTTGTTATCTAACAAAGAACATAAGAACAAAAGCACCTCAAagtaattcgccttgacggaggctctctgagagaattgcgctgtgcgtgaaaacaattttttttaacatgggaaaggataggagctgcattttcaaatgcttctaattctttatagaaatttttttaagcaaaacgttcttaatgttatcgaatgagattttgatacgctatattatagacataacattgtgatttaaaaacattttgtctaaaaccagttatagtgtagctaattgaaagtatattgcaaaacattaactcttttttcaatctgaagtccctaaaatattttagaagcatttgaaaatgcagctcctatcctttcccatgttaaaaaaaaaatgttttcacgcacagagcaattctctcaaagagttccgtcaaggcgaataggagctgcattttcaaatgcttctaaaatattttagggacttcagattgaaaaaagagttaatgttttgcaatatactttcaattagctacactataactggttttagacaaaatgtttttaaatcacaatgttatgtctataatatagcgtatcaaaatctcattcgataacattaagaacgttttgcttaaaaaaatttctataaagaattagaagcatttgaaaatgcagctcctatcctttcccatgttaaaaaaaattgttttcacgcacagcgcaattctctcagagagcctccgtcaaggcgaatcctttcccatgttaaaaaaaaaatgttttcacgcacagagcaattctctcaaagagttccgtcaaggcgaatctCGATCCGATCACCGGTTAGTACTCAACAAAAAATTTGAGTGATTTTGATCAGAAGGTGAGTTTAGAGAGACttgagtgactggaagggagtgTGTTAAGGTACTCACATGAGTGCACCGCGCGCTGTGAGTTCACTCAAGCTGCGTTGATAAATTCACCACCCTGGCATGATTCATGCGAGTGCTGCACGGAAAATCAAGATTACCCAATTTTTATAATattgtgtttccagttcaaaaccgaataaggcaatccatgagacagatgcgatcagctgattttctttgtttaccatgtatttttgacaatcgtcgatcggggtgacagttgaacacaaaggaatttgttaagcaccgagaacactcgacgaaaatttggtaagctgcacgtacactgtgttcacaatttcagctgtcacccccatcgcgatatgtcgtcatggattgccttataagcgacattttttcttttacttccgctgcttttgccttgcgttatacactatgtcggaagtggggcgctgtatagaataccaggtgtacaatacactgaaaaacaagagaacccaaatttgagtatttttaaactcacttttgagttcttttttgcatcctgtttcaaaAGTTGagaagttgagtaattttaactgacggttgagtaaaaagaaccttgactttaggtactttggccgtatacgcctaaatgcaaactacctacctgaacatcgactccagcaactcaaaattggcttcccgcacgcaacctccaagttgggtggaatgaactcacttttgggtactttcgtttttccgtgtacagcgccccacttccgacattgtgtttaacgcaaggcaaaagcagcgcaagtaaaagaaaaaatgtcgctaattcgattttgaactggaaacatattGGGAATCTCGGTATACGTAACGAACAAATCTTTATTTGATCTAACTTGTTTGGAGGTTTAACAAGAAGTGAAATGAAAAACTATGTGTCAAACTATGTCGGGATCACCAATGCCTACTTGATCTTCAACACCCCCTCTTGATCCGACACCTTTGGACAGGTCATAGGCTCCTCTCCGGTTACATACACCACGCAGTTTCACGGTCGAGTTCGCATTAGTCCTCCAAGATTCAAGCAGCTGCGTATTAGCACTTTTCTTGAGGAAACCACTGCTCGATTGTTGAACACGTCGTATGCCTTTCTTGGTTTTGTCACCGGTTCCTTCGCTTTGCCAATCTTGATATCGCTGCACACGCCTATCACACTGCATCACCGGAAGCCGGGAAGAGGGCTTCAATTTATCCGGACAATCAACCATGCAGCCTTCAATCTTCTCAGCTTCATCTCCATCATGCGGGACATCATTTTCCCCCTCTGGCTCGCTTTTCTGATCCTCGCAGTGCTTAGTATTTGATATCTTGATGTCCAATTCATAGAGATTTCCTCTCAGCAATGCCGTCGCAATCACAATATTGCCTTTCTTCAACACAGCAACGCTTCCCTCAAATATTACGGTAACGCCAGCCTTCGTCAAACGCTTAACCGACAACAAGTTCTCCCGCAGCTCTGGAACGTAGAGCACCTGGTTGACGTTGAGTGGTACTCCTCTATTACTCTGACCGTCAATAACGCCAACCGCTTCCGCTTCGAGAGTCTGTCCTTCCTTCGCAATGTCGAAAATGATCGGAGCTCTCAGTTGCCTTGCCGATGAAAATACCTTCAAATCGTTCACTACATGGTCGCTCGCGCCGGAATCCAGTCTGAACGTCAATTTGCTGGAGCCGTTCCGTTGACCACCGTGCCGATCCATCATGAAACTTACCGCCTTCCTGTTTGCCGCTGCTGATTCCGAACTGACTTCTTCGCAATCCTTTTTCATGTGGCCTTTCTTTCCACACCTGTGGCACCGGCCTCCGAATTTCGTCTGCTTGTGCCTCGCTTTTTCTCCAGAAAACGCCGTGGGTACCTCTTCAAATAAATCATGATGCCGTTCCTGTTGCTTCATTTCCTCCGCAAGCAGCCGCTGCTTCACGTGGTCCAGCGTTATTTCATCGTCCCCCAGATTTTCAAGCGCCGTGATGAGAGGGTCGTATGAATCTGGAAGCGTTCCGAACAGTGATACCACCATATCCGCATCCGACAGCTTGGCGCCAGCAACACGTAGTTGGCGGATCAAGTCTTCAAATGCCACCAGGTGTTCACGCATCGGCGAACCTTCCTTCATCTTCAAACGGCTCAACTGCTTCCGCACCAGGTTCTGCGTTCCCAAGGACTTCTTCGCAAACGTGTTTTGCAGGCTTGTCCACATAGCCTTGGTCGACTTCTTCTCCCGTATAACTTCGAGACACTCATCAGCGAGGAATCCGATCAACAAGGATTTTGCCTTTTTATCCGCCTCTGCAAATTTGGCCTTCAAAGCTTCTTGCGCGGGAGGATCCTCCGTCAACGTATGGTCTACTCCCATTGCTTCCAGGTAAGCGCACACACGGAAACTCCAGTTATGAAATCCAGGTCCTCCCCGGAACTGCGGGATTCCGTTAACCGCTGCGTCTTTACTGGTcgagcccataacctattgggaaTCTCGGTATACGTAACGAACAAATCTTTATTTGATCTAACTTGTTTGGAGGTTTAACAAGAAGTGAAATGAAAAACTATGTGTCAAACTATGTCGGGATCACCAATGCCTACTTGATcttcaacaaaacatattatgtttccagttcaaaaccgaattagcgacatttttttctttgacttccgctgcttttgccttgcgttaaacacaatgtcggaagtggggcgctgtattatacacctggtgctctatacagcgccccacttccgacattgtgtttaacgcaaggcaaaatcagcgcaagtcaaagaaaaaatgtcgctaattcggttttgaactggaaacataataataaTACACTCAAAACAACGCGATACCAATGttgaaaatttttgaattaaGACTTaattcaattgggttctttaggggtatccagattatttcataatcagattctccgcccaaaaattagtcgaaatccaaaatttcataatttttggagtccgggaactatttttaaaatgcatttaaagtttgtatggggaaatttttttgttcgggtcgaactgtcattttaacgattgaactgtcattctatccacgaaaatcaaaactgttatgttaatttaaccatcaaaacaaaggtattgaaatccaataaaatcaagttatgctcagaaaaatgagctctttcgattaggctatagaaaacag contains the following coding sequences:
- the LOC109622551 gene encoding uncharacterized protein LOC109622551, which produces MYHQRFVLTTLMRLPLFQGNLADDEDFRRDLTDLRNMAIDKNVVLLLLRHEVVELILRITETSADNQLVVILLGMVQNMCCVEETHRFLYDNETLLLRLCGFLNSNDPLVLEQMMKIITTILEQSNDEYFWFQMICEIHGIAERLAYILRISTSRDLLESTMEAVHAMAERFTETEVDYFELDEFYELFGKTCLIEGLMEGFKQLYPETTFVDHNLLVKEDLKIINKFLDIHENFIINAEDVYEDQIENVLECFYRVLVPISAEACLIPLYNAHARIIVRINELCSDDNVRQFHAGMYQAMLKIFTVLSYNLNDYFEQDQRPHEAMDLDEDDHDDYCPVENQKTLQFVLGYLYHVAQPIPSRTLANVMKLCSPFNEEILRRLCAALQYTMDGDPLLGKTCNLLMESAWTAWNAE